The following proteins come from a genomic window of Candidatus Hydrogenedentota bacterium:
- a CDS encoding ATP-grasp domain-containing protein, translating into MKTPEITVLVLAVGGNVSQGILKALQRSSLPCRVIGTDLDALQMGLYTVDTGYLLPHATDPDFMDRLIALCKEESVDLILSGCEPVLRFLAQAKEKVEEATGALCFVCPPEIWERCDDKLLTCQWLRDQGFAYPDFAASEDAAALARLVATYGYPLLGKPRTAGGAQGLILIENEEDLAYVSRKAAYIVEEYLGSDDQEYTAGCFCDEEGRLRGSIVMWRELYAGTTYRAVTGAYPEVRHEAERIAAALGCPGPCNIQLRMTERGPVCFEINPRFSGTTPIRATLGYNEAEAVIRHFLRKEALAALPRITEGVALRYWNEVYVDRACSDRLTEAGKISAASDQIHIENYGMH; encoded by the coding sequence GTGAAAACACCAGAGATCACCGTTCTTGTCCTTGCTGTTGGCGGCAATGTGAGTCAGGGCATATTGAAGGCGCTGCAGCGTTCTTCCCTGCCCTGCCGCGTGATCGGAACGGATTTAGACGCCTTGCAGATGGGACTCTATACCGTGGATACTGGCTATCTCCTGCCCCATGCAACGGATCCCGACTTTATGGATCGGCTCATCGCCTTGTGCAAGGAGGAATCGGTAGACCTTATCCTGAGCGGCTGCGAGCCCGTGTTGCGCTTTTTGGCGCAGGCGAAAGAAAAGGTGGAAGAGGCGACAGGAGCGCTGTGCTTTGTATGTCCGCCGGAGATCTGGGAGCGCTGCGACGATAAGCTGCTCACCTGCCAATGGCTCCGTGATCAGGGCTTCGCTTATCCTGATTTTGCGGCGTCGGAAGATGCCGCCGCCCTGGCGCGGCTCGTCGCTACCTACGGCTATCCGCTCTTGGGCAAGCCGCGCACCGCAGGCGGCGCACAAGGGCTTATCCTCATCGAGAACGAAGAGGATCTTGCCTATGTATCCCGTAAGGCGGCGTATATTGTGGAGGAATATTTGGGCAGCGACGATCAGGAATATACGGCAGGCTGCTTTTGCGATGAGGAAGGCAGGCTCCGGGGCAGCATTGTCATGTGGCGGGAACTCTACGCAGGAACCACCTACCGCGCGGTGACCGGCGCTTATCCCGAGGTGCGGCACGAGGCAGAGCGCATCGCGGCGGCGCTGGGCTGTCCGGGGCCGTGCAACATCCAATTGCGCATGACCGAGCGGGGGCCCGTTTGCTTTGAGATTAACCCCCGCTTCTCGGGCACCACACCGATACGCGCCACCTTGGGCTATAACGAGGCGGAAGCGGTGATACGGCACTTTTTACGGAAGGAAGCCCTTGCCGCCTTGCCGCGTATCACGGAAGGGGTCGCACTGCGCTATTGGAATGAAGTCTATGTGGATCGGGCGTGCAGCGACCGCTTGACCGAAGCGGGCAAGATCAGCGCCGCCTCCGATCAAATCCATATTGAAAACTATGGGATGCACTAA
- a CDS encoding NAD(P)-dependent oxidoreductase → MRILVTGSSGHVGGAIARRFAEQQYEVVGMSRRINKQLPESIRQVSLDLGAPDLAARLQEAVGSCDAIVHAGACLLGDDHADEVMKINVEGTRKMLEGAHALGAASFIFISSLSLLGRPQRAVVTEEDPLAPGTAYARSKALGEGLVFDPAAAASLTGHRVALRISSPIGPGLQYKRIFRIFVERALQNEAITVHGEGARQQDYVDVRDVADGIIRLLDCPCTGIFNLGSGVPVSNLELAQRCISALASTSPLLRSGAPDEDDGLRWRLSIDKAAKHFGYAPAYSLEDSIHALAEELRAAQ, encoded by the coding sequence ATGCGTATACTCGTCACAGGAAGCAGCGGTCATGTAGGCGGCGCAATCGCGCGTCGCTTCGCGGAACAACAATACGAAGTAGTGGGCATGAGCCGCCGCATCAATAAGCAGCTCCCTGAGTCGATCCGTCAGGTGTCGCTGGATCTGGGCGCGCCTGATTTGGCCGCCCGTCTGCAAGAGGCGGTGGGATCTTGTGACGCCATCGTCCACGCCGGCGCTTGTTTATTGGGTGATGATCATGCAGACGAAGTGATGAAGATCAACGTTGAAGGGACGCGAAAGATGCTGGAAGGGGCGCACGCCTTGGGCGCCGCCTCCTTTATCTTCATTTCGAGCCTGAGTCTCTTGGGCCGCCCTCAAAGGGCGGTGGTGACGGAAGAAGATCCCCTCGCGCCGGGCACGGCTTACGCGCGTTCGAAGGCCTTGGGCGAAGGGCTTGTCTTCGATCCGGCGGCGGCAGCATCGCTGACGGGGCATCGCGTTGCCCTGCGCATCTCCTCCCCCATCGGCCCGGGCCTGCAGTATAAGCGGATCTTCCGTATCTTTGTGGAGCGTGCCCTACAGAACGAAGCCATCACCGTCCATGGCGAAGGGGCACGGCAGCAAGATTATGTGGATGTGCGGGATGTTGCCGACGGGATCATCCGCCTCTTGGACTGCCCCTGTACGGGTATCTTCAATCTCGGCTCCGGGGTGCCTGTCTCGAATCTTGAACTGGCACAGCGCTGCATCAGCGCCTTGGCCTCCACGTCGCCCCTGCTCCGCTCGGGCGCGCCCGATGAGGACGACGGGCTGCGCTGGCGTTTGTCCATCGACAAGGCGGCCAAGCACTTTGGCTATGCCCCCGCCTACAGCCTCGAAGACAGCATCCACGCCCTCGCCGAGGAACTCAGGGCGGCCCAGTAG
- a CDS encoding DUF1080 domain-containing protein: MKKMVNVRAVVALASVLLVSALVLVCHGACAQKASEESYYPATPDPFAGNWEGRWSAEEDVDPNITAQIVALGGSRYQIRIASQVFMRAPVKALIEAKAKGDVLAFESDEIKGEVRDGRITGGQPSGQKTFTMERLYVVSPTMGAAPEADAKVLFDGSNFDAWDGADGWVLTKDKAMMVTPDASDLVSKDKFEDLRMHIEFRTPFIPKERGQSRGNSGVFVQDKYEVQVLDSFGLEGTYDECGALYKVSAPRVNACLPPTEWQTYDITFHGTRFNDDGSIKEHARITVLHNGILIQDNQELLMVPGWKEEERLEAPPQGPGSIILQSHRSHYVQYRNVWVIDLAENAD; the protein is encoded by the coding sequence GAAGAAAGCTATTACCCGGCGACTCCCGATCCCTTCGCGGGCAACTGGGAAGGCCGCTGGTCGGCCGAGGAAGATGTGGATCCCAACATAACCGCGCAGATCGTCGCTTTAGGCGGCAGCCGCTACCAGATCCGCATCGCCTCGCAAGTCTTCATGCGCGCGCCGGTAAAAGCGCTCATCGAAGCCAAAGCCAAGGGCGACGTGCTCGCCTTTGAGAGCGACGAAATCAAGGGCGAAGTGCGTGACGGACGCATCACGGGCGGACAGCCTTCCGGCCAAAAGACCTTTACCATGGAGCGCCTCTATGTGGTGTCGCCCACCATGGGCGCGGCCCCCGAAGCAGACGCGAAAGTCCTCTTCGACGGCAGCAATTTTGACGCGTGGGACGGTGCCGACGGCTGGGTACTCACCAAGGACAAGGCGATGATGGTCACGCCCGACGCCTCCGATCTCGTGTCCAAAGACAAGTTCGAAGATCTGCGCATGCACATCGAATTCCGCACACCCTTCATCCCCAAAGAGCGGGGCCAGTCCCGCGGCAACAGCGGCGTCTTCGTCCAAGACAAGTATGAAGTGCAAGTCCTCGACAGCTTCGGCCTCGAAGGCACCTACGATGAATGCGGCGCGCTCTATAAGGTCTCTGCGCCCCGCGTCAACGCCTGTCTGCCCCCCACAGAATGGCAGACTTACGACATCACCTTCCACGGTACCCGTTTCAATGACGACGGCTCCATCAAAGAGCATGCACGGATCACCGTCCTCCACAACGGAATCCTCATCCAGGACAATCAAGAACTGCTTATGGTCCCTGGGTGGAAAGAAGAGGAACGTCTCGAAGCGCCGCCCCAAGGCCCCGGCTCCATTATTCTTCAGTCCCACCGCAGCCATTATGTACAGTATCGGAATGTGTGGGTCATTGATTTAGCTGAAAACGCGGACTAA